ATCTCCTGATCGTCGTCAACCACAGGAAGCTCACAGATTTTTCGACCTACTGGCACAAGGCGCAGGAGCGCCTCATGCACTTGCCGGAGATCGGACGCCAGTAAGCCTCATCGTTCATTCAAGACGGGAAGTAAACAGGGCACTTTACGATGGACAGTATTTTTTCTTCGAAATCCGCCGCGATGGCATCCTCCTCTATGAGCGGGACGACGGGCCGCTGGCCGAACCGAGACCGCGTACGTCGGCCCGCCCTGCGAATAGCGGTCGAGCATTTCGACGACCGTATGCCGCATGCTCGGAAATTCGCGAAGGGCGCCTCGTTCTATCTGAAGGAGCGCGATCCGAAAGAGGCTGCGTTTTTGCTTCATCAATCGATCGAGCAGGCGTATTCAGCACTCTTGCTTGTCCTGACGAGCTACAGCCCTGCATCCCACAATCTGAGGCATCTGCGCAGCCTCGCCGAGGAACGAGATCAGCGACTTGCTGAGGCTTGGCCGCGCGATCAGCATCAATATCTAGCGTGGTTCAACATCTTGAATGGGGCTTACGTCAAGTCTCGGTACTCGAAGCGCTATGAAATCAGCGAAGAAGCCTTTGCCTGGCTCGTTGAAAGAGCCCGTCGGCTGATTGCCGACGTGGAAGCGATCTGCATCGAACATCTGGATCGCCTTCGAAAACACGCAGAAGATGATCTCGACTGAGTCCGGAAAGGGACAGTCTTCGCTTGTGATAGACACATTTGCCAGGGACGGCACGATGAGAACCAAATGGTTCTGTGGCTCGCGAAAGCTGAGTTCCAACGTCCGGCAACCCATTGATCCCCTGCGCCGGACAGCAGGAGGTTCAGCGTGTCCAAGATTTTTTCCAATCCCGCCATCGGGGAGCAAAGCCCCCGGAAAGACGACTTCTGGCAGAAGCATCAACAGGAGGAAGTGGTGGAGGCGGCGATCGGCCTCTATGGCAACGAAGCCGCAATTGCGGCCGCCTATTGCGCGCTCGAGGCCTGGACCGAACGCCGACACGGCGATTACGGCTTCTGGTTTGAGGTATTCCTACGGCTTAGAAACCGCTTGATTTAGCAGTTCATCTATTCAGAGGGCGCGCCTTGCGGCTGTCAGTGGTCGAGCAAGGCGCTACCCGGCCTAAATTGGGAAACGCTCAATTTCGCGCTGGCGGAGCGAGCCCGTCGAGCGCGTAGCCAATGGACCGTACGGTGCGGATAACATCTGGCCCATAGTGGTTCAGCGCGCGCCTGATGTGACCGATATGGATATCGACAGTGCGGAGCTCGACTTCAGCTTCAGGCGGCCAGCCCGCGGCGATGAGATCGTCACGACTGTGCACCACATTTGGCATCTTCATAAGATGCAGAAGCAGTCTGAACTGTAGCGCGGAAAGGCTTACAGTGTGGCCGTTTCGCGTAACACGAACCCTGGTGACATTCATCTCGATATCCGCGTGCCGGAATATCTCCTCGCGTGAGACGCCACGGCGGGAGTCGTCGGGCAAGTTCGTTTGAATGCCCTTGAGGAACGCGAGCAGGTGTCGCGGATCGTAGGGACTGCATATGACCACGTCGATCCCGAGACTGCTGAGATCCTTGCTCGGTGCATTCGCAAAGACGGCGACTGGCGGGCGGTCGCTGATTGCCTTTATGCGGCGGCAAAGGGCAGGCGCCTCCAGGCGTCGATCGGAACAATCGACCAGGACAGCGAGCGGCCTTTCGGTCTCGATTGTACCAATCAGTTCGCTCGCATCGGAGCGAATCTGGACGGGAAATCCCTCGGTCTCGAGAATGTACTCGAGCAGAAGAAAGAGCTCCGCATTGCCCGTATAAATCAGCACACCCGCATGCATTCCGCACCCGGTCTCCAACTTCAAAGTGGCGCGTATTCTCCGCCATTGACGTCTATGATCGCGCCATTGATGAAGGCTGCTCCGTCGGAGGTCAGGAAACCGATGGCCGCCGCGACTTCTTCAGGCTCCCCCAGGCGGCCCGCGGGAATGCGGGCAACTGCTGTGCGATTGACCTCGCTGTCACGCGGACCGGCCATCTCCGTGGCAATCCTTCCTGGCGCAACGACATTCACCGTAATTGAGTGCGCCGCGTACCGTGAGACCAGCGAGCGGGCAAAGCCCGCAAGTGCGGCTTTCGAGGCGACATAGGCGGTGCCCGCGATTTTCGGGAGCGCACGACCGGCAATGGACCCGACAAGAACGACCCGGCCAAAACCTTGCGCGCACATGCCGGGCAAGACCGCCTGGCAGCAAAGCATTGTCCCGGTGAGGTTGACGGAAAGAACCGTGTTCCATTCTTGGAGTGTGATCTCTTGGAATGGGGTCGGCCCGTAGAGCCCCTTGGGCGATATGCCGGCATTGCAAACGAGAATGTCTGCTCTGCCCCAGCAATCGTCCAATTCCCGAAAGAATGACGTTATCTGCGCCGGCTCACCGAGATCGACAGCGCGCGCGAACACCCGCTCGGAGCCGAAATCCTGACAAAGAGCTTGGTCGGCGCTTTCAACATTGACGAGCTTCTGCCCGAAGAGGGCGACCCGGCATCCACGCTCCAACAAGAGACGGGATGTTGCCAACCCGATACCGGAAGTGCCGCCGGTGACGACGGCAATTCGTGCTTTAGAATCGCAACTCATGCCGCTTCGTCCATCTTTGCGAAGAGTGAGAGGGGGGGATGCGCCGCCGGGTCGGTCATCACTTCGATCAATAGCGGCCCCTGGTCCATGCCACGGTGCAAGTGATAGGCAAGCTCACTCGGGTCTTCGACACGAACCGCTGGGCAGCCGCAGGCTTCCGCCAATTTCGCGTGATCCACCTCGGCAAAGTGGCATGCCGATGTGAAGTTCCCGAACTTCACCGTTTCCGCATCGCGCTGGAAACCGAGGATGCCGTTGTTGAGGACGACGATTGCCACAGGAAGCTTCATCCGTATCATGGTCTCAAGCTCGGCCCAGCTGTGAGCAAAGCCGCCGTCACCGACAATCGCAATGACCGGCTTATCCGGTCGGGCAACCTTGGCCCCGATCGCGAGAGGCACCCCCCAACCGAGCCCCGCCAGCCCGCGCGGCGTGATAAAGCGCATTCCGCTCGCTCGCGCTCGGAGTTGGCCCAGGACCCACATAGACGAGTAGCTCGCATCGGCGACGACCGTTGCGTCGTCGGTTAGCAGGTCCTGGAGTTCGGCCATAATCCGCTCTGGGCGTATCGGTCGGGAATGCGATGTCACCACGTCGTGGCGATCAAGCTCGAACTGCTTCCAATATTGATGGATACATTCCTCCAGTCGCGCGCGATCCCCATGCCGCCGCGTGAGGTCGACGCGGGTGAGCGCCGCTCTCAGGGCGCCAAGCGTTTCCCGGGCATCGCCCACCAACCGAATGGCTTCGTAGTTACGTCCGATCTCCACCGGATCGACATCAATGTGCACGACCGTCGCGCTGGAGGGAATTTGCTGCCAATTGTCGGTGCCGTTCTGGTTGGTACGCGTTCCGATTAGAATGACCAAGTCCGCACTTCCGACCAAAGCGGACGAGTATCGACCGAGTGAGCGCGGCCCGACCAGTGACCCTAACACTCCGGCCGAAAGCGGATGAAATTCGTCCACCGCCCCCTTCCCCATGTTCGTGGTGAGAATCGGCAGGCACGCTTCCTGCTGGAGCGCAGCAAGTTCTGCCGCGGCGCCGCCGCAATGAACGCCTCCGCCGGCGATAATAATTGGGGCTCGCGCCGCTGCGATCAGAGACGCGACCTCTGCTAGTGATTCATCCGACGGGCGGACGCGATCCAAGGGCCAGTGGCCCAAGTTCTTTAAGCGTACGACCGCCGGAGATTTCGCCTCGGCACGCAGGAGATCGGCTGGAAGCAGCAGAGCGGCTGGGCCGGCACGGCCTGACGACGCGGCCGTAAATGCCGCGTCCACATAGTCGTCGATCCGCTCCGGAACCGTGACACGCCGCACCCATTTAGTGCAGGACTGGAAGAGAGCAATCTGATCAAGGTCCTGAAAGGCATTCCGGTCCATTTGGTCTCGCTCGACATCCTGCACAAGCGCCACGATCGGCACGCTAGCCTTCAACGCCTCGGCCAGCGGGGGCACAAGCAAAGTTGCCGCGGGGCCGTTTTGGGCGGCAACCACAGCGACTTTGCCGGAAAGACGGGCATAGCCGTCGGCCATCGCACCGCCCATGTTCTCCTGCCGGTACGCGATCTGGCGAATGCCGATCGCTTCCGCTGCAAGGATGACCGCCGATGGCAGGCTTTGGCCAAATATGAATTCCACATCGTGCCGGCGAAGAATCGTCGCGATACGCTGCGCAACGGTTTCGTTTGGGGTCTGTTGCGTCATTGCGCGCACTCCTTTCCGGATTGGATTTCGGCCTGAAGAAATTCGTCAAATGCACTGAGGATAAGGTCGATGTCGCTGTCGACCATTGGCGTCGAAAGGCAGGCGGCGGCTCCATAGGGGAGAAGAATGCCCGCTTCCAGCAAGTAGCGGCTCATTCTTCGCATGAGGGAGGCCTCCTCGGCGCTCAGATAGGCATCGCGATATTCGAGCGGCGCGATGCGCTTCGGATGGATGCGGAAGAGCGAGGCGGCGCCGGTCACCGAGAAGCGCGCGTCGCGCTTGGCAATGCTTGCCCTCAAGCCCGCGCGCAACCTCTCGCCCATCGCTTCGAGGTGATCGAACGCGTCGGGGGTCATCGCCTCCATCGCTGCCCGGCCAGCGGCCATTGAGACCGGATTTGCGGAAAACGTGCCACCCTGCGGCAACAACGGTTTTCCATGTTCGGTGCCGAAAACGCGCATTACTTCCTCGCGGCCTCCAATGGCACCGATCGGGAAGCCGCCTCCGATGATTTTGCCGGCCGTGGTCAGATCGGGTTTCAGACCGTAGCGTGCTGAGGCCCCGGCATAGCCCTGCCGAAGATTGAGCACCTCGTCCGCGACAATCAGGATTCCGTACTTGCGTGCCGTTTCCGACAATGCCTCGAAGAAGGCGGGCTCCGGATGCAGCAACCCCGCCCGGCTGGGCATGGGATCGATCAGTACACAGGCAACGCGGTCGCTCGCCGCGCTCAAGCGCGCTTCAAGGCCCTCGACGTCGTTGAAGCGCAGAAGATGGACCTCGTCGGCGACGCTTGAGGGAGTGCCGCGATAGGTCGGAGCTGCGACGGACATTGGCGCCCAGCCGCCCTTG
The genomic region above belongs to Sinorhizobium meliloti and contains:
- a CDS encoding response regulator transcription factor, translating into MHAGVLIYTGNAELFLLLEYILETEGFPVQIRSDASELIGTIETERPLAVLVDCSDRRLEAPALCRRIKAISDRPPVAVFANAPSKDLSSLGIDVVICSPYDPRHLLAFLKGIQTNLPDDSRRGVSREEIFRHADIEMNVTRVRVTRNGHTVSLSALQFRLLLHLMKMPNVVHSRDDLIAAGWPPEAEVELRTVDIHIGHIRRALNHYGPDVIRTVRSIGYALDGLAPPARN
- a CDS encoding SDR family oxidoreductase, encoding MSCDSKARIAVVTGGTSGIGLATSRLLLERGCRVALFGQKLVNVESADQALCQDFGSERVFARAVDLGEPAQITSFFRELDDCWGRADILVCNAGISPKGLYGPTPFQEITLQEWNTVLSVNLTGTMLCCQAVLPGMCAQGFGRVVLVGSIAGRALPKIAGTAYVASKAALAGFARSLVSRYAAHSITVNVVAPGRIATEMAGPRDSEVNRTAVARIPAGRLGEPEEVAAAIGFLTSDGAAFINGAIIDVNGGEYAPL
- a CDS encoding acetolactate synthase catalytic subunit, which encodes MTQQTPNETVAQRIATILRRHDVEFIFGQSLPSAVILAAEAIGIRQIAYRQENMGGAMADGYARLSGKVAVVAAQNGPAATLLVPPLAEALKASVPIVALVQDVERDQMDRNAFQDLDQIALFQSCTKWVRRVTVPERIDDYVDAAFTAASSGRAGPAALLLPADLLRAEAKSPAVVRLKNLGHWPLDRVRPSDESLAEVASLIAAARAPIIIAGGGVHCGGAAAELAALQQEACLPILTTNMGKGAVDEFHPLSAGVLGSLVGPRSLGRYSSALVGSADLVILIGTRTNQNGTDNWQQIPSSATVVHIDVDPVEIGRNYEAIRLVGDARETLGALRAALTRVDLTRRHGDRARLEECIHQYWKQFELDRHDVVTSHSRPIRPERIMAELQDLLTDDATVVADASYSSMWVLGQLRARASGMRFITPRGLAGLGWGVPLAIGAKVARPDKPVIAIVGDGGFAHSWAELETMIRMKLPVAIVVLNNGILGFQRDAETVKFGNFTSACHFAEVDHAKLAEACGCPAVRVEDPSELAYHLHRGMDQGPLLIEVMTDPAAHPPLSLFAKMDEAA
- a CDS encoding aspartate aminotransferase family protein codes for the protein MLVQATNRLRQASARSRSKHLFNRAKAVFPDGTTRATVERNPFPIYVQRGEGAYLVDVDGNRLLDLNNNFTTLIHGHGFAPASEAVVDLLRSGTCFANPTEHEIALAELLTTRIPAMERVRFVNSGTEAVMFAIKAARAFTGRPAIARIEGAYHGAYDWAEAGQEVSPGKGGWAPMSVAAPTYRGTPSSVADEVHLLRFNDVEGLEARLSAASDRVACVLIDPMPSRAGLLHPEPAFFEALSETARKYGILIVADEVLNLRQGYAGASARYGLKPDLTTAGKIIGGGFPIGAIGGREEVMRVFGTEHGKPLLPQGGTFSANPVSMAAGRAAMEAMTPDAFDHLEAMGERLRAGLRASIAKRDARFSVTGAASLFRIHPKRIAPLEYRDAYLSAEEASLMRRMSRYLLEAGILLPYGAAACLSTPMVDSDIDLILSAFDEFLQAEIQSGKECAQ